The following DNA comes from Gordonia zhaorongruii.
ACGACGCGGCCCGTCGATGACTCGATCGCGACCTGCCCGCACGTACCCCATTCGAGGAGTACTCCGGAGATCCATGCCTCCTTATCGAACTCGCTCTCATTGGAGGATCCCGACCTAGCGTCGATCATCGCCCCGAAGCCGTCGCCGTTGTCATCACGGTCCATCTCCCAGAACACGCATCGACGAGTGTGCGACGGAAGCGTTTCGAACATGCCCAACTCCAAGGGCGTCACCGACACGCTCATCGCCGCTCCAATCCGCCGTGAAAGTAAGATGTCACAGTGACGTTTCGCGTCTGTGCACCCGTACCAGGTGCGCACAACGCCGTAAATCGGACATTTACTCGGTGGTCGTATTCTCGGCGATCATGGTGACAATCCGCTCCAGATCGTCCACCGAGCCGAACTCGATGACCACTTTTCCCTTCCGCTTACTCAGGCTGACGGACACTTTCGTGTCCAATCGGTCGGACAGTCGATCCGCCACGTCCTGGAGACCGGGCATCTGCATCTGCTGACGCTTGCGAGTAGGGGTAGCCGTATCCGGCTCGCCGTCCCGGTTGGCGAGGGTCACCGCTTCCTCCGTCGCACGGACCGACATGCCCTCAGCCACGATCCGCGCGGCAAGCGATTCCTGACCTTCTGAACCGGTCTCCAATGACAGGAGGGCGCGAGCGTGACCGGCCGACAGCACACCCGCCGCAACCCGACGCTGAACCGGAATCGGCAACCGCAGCAGACGGATCATGTTCGTGATCACCGGCCGCGACCGACCGAGTCGATTCGCCAGTTCCTCATGTGTCACGTCGAACTCGTCGAGCAACTGCTGATAAGCGGCCGCCTCTTCCAACGGATTCAGCTGGGCGCGGTGGATGTTCTCCAAGAGCGCATCCCGGAGCATGTCGCCGTCCGGAGTCTCACGGACGATAGCGGGCAGCGCGTCGACGCCCACATTCGTGCCGGCACGCCACCGGCGCTCACCCATGATGAGCTGATATCGGACTCCGTCAGCGGTGGGGGATGACAGCTCCCGGACCACGATCGGCTGCATGAGACCGAACTCGCGGATCGAATGCTCGAGCTCCGCAAGCGCGTCCTCGTCGAAGACGGAGCGCGGCTGATGCGGGTTCGGCTCGATCTGAGCCGGGGGGATCTCCCGGTAGACAGCACCGACTTCGCCGACGTCCGGCACCGCATCCGACGCGGTCTCCGTCTTTCGTGCGTCGTCTCCGGAAGCCTGCTCGACTGACGTACCACTGTCACGAGAAGGCGCCGTCACGGCCGGAGCTCCGCCGCCGATGACGACGTCGGCTGCAGCCGATCCCATTCGGGTGGTATTGGTTCCGTGGTTCTCCTCCGTCGGTCCCGTCGGAATCAATGCGGCCAGCCCTCGGCCGAGCCCACCCCGTCGCTGATTCTGCTGGCTCACTGTGCCAGGCCCCCTTCGATCGATGCCCGCTGTGCGAGTTCACGCGAGGCGTCCAGGTAACTCATTGATCCACGTGAACCCGGATCGTATTCGATGATCGTCATCCCGAATCCGGGCGCTTCAGACACCTTGACGCTTCGCGGGATTATCGCTGAGAGCACCTTGTCGCCGAAGTGGTTGCGCACCTCGTTGGCTACCTGATCGGCCAGCTTGGTGCGTCCGTCGTACATCGTCAGCAAGATGGTCGAGACGTGCAGATCTCGGTTCAAGTGCGCCTGGACCAGTTCAATGTTGCGGAGCAGCTGCCCGACACCTTCCAGTGCGTAGTACTCGCACTGGATCGGGATCAGAACTTCACGAGCGGCGACCATCGCGTTCACCGTCAGCAGTCCGAGCGACGGCGGGCAGTCGATCAGAACGTAGTCGATCCCGTACTCGGCGAGCGTTGCCGAGTCCAAGGCGTTCCGGAGGCGGCTCTCACGCGCCACGATCGACACCAACTCGATCTCAGCACCGGCGAGGTCGAGTGTCGACGGGACACAGAACAGGTGATCGCTTGCCGGCGACTGCTGGATCGCATCTCGCAAGGCGACATCATCGAGCAGCATCTCGTACACCGACGCGATTCCCGGCTGCCGATGATCGATGCCGAGTGCCGTACTCGCGTTGCCCTGCGGATCGAGGTCGATGACCAGAACGCCGAGCCCGTGGATGGCGAGACCGGCTGCCATGTTGACGGCCGAAGTGGTCTTGCCGACGCCGCCCTTCTGGTTGGCGATGGTGATGACCCGCGGCTCTGCCGGGCGGGGGAGTGTGCCCGTTCCGCCTGGAGTCAGGACCTGACTCGCACGTTCTGCTGCGGCCGCGATGGGAGTGTCGGCGTACGGCTGCGGGGCGGGAACCGAGTTGACGGCGGGCTGGGCGGGCTGCGTTTCACGTGAAACGCTGGGCTGATATTCGGGCACCCCGGAGCTCCTTTGATCGTTGTCTCTATTGTGCGCCCTGCGTCGAAATGAAACCAATCCTCTATCGCTTCCTCTTGGCACGGCGGGCAGCTCTGCGCGCAGCTGCCGCATCCTTGTCCGTCTGCACCCGGGATCCGATCAACAGCGTGGTCGGCTCGTCCAGAACATCCCCACCGCACTGAGTGACGGTCAGGTCGACGAGCCCCGCCTTCTTCACGGCAGTCCGGTCGCGTTCGATCTCCTCCGCGACCGATCTTCCCTTCAACGCGACCAGTCGTCCACCGACTCGAATCAGGG
Coding sequences within:
- a CDS encoding ParB/RepB/Spo0J family partition protein, producing MSQQNQRRGGLGRGLAALIPTGPTEENHGTNTTRMGSAAADVVIGGGAPAVTAPSRDSGTSVEQASGDDARKTETASDAVPDVGEVGAVYREIPPAQIEPNPHQPRSVFDEDALAELEHSIREFGLMQPIVVRELSSPTADGVRYQLIMGERRWRAGTNVGVDALPAIVRETPDGDMLRDALLENIHRAQLNPLEEAAAYQQLLDEFDVTHEELANRLGRSRPVITNMIRLLRLPIPVQRRVAAGVLSAGHARALLSLETGSEGQESLAARIVAEGMSVRATEEAVTLANRDGEPDTATPTRKRQQMQMPGLQDVADRLSDRLDTKVSVSLSKRKGKVVIEFGSVDDLERIVTMIAENTTTE
- a CDS encoding ParA family protein, translating into MPEYQPSVSRETQPAQPAVNSVPAPQPYADTPIAAAAERASQVLTPGGTGTLPRPAEPRVITIANQKGGVGKTTSAVNMAAGLAIHGLGVLVIDLDPQGNASTALGIDHRQPGIASVYEMLLDDVALRDAIQQSPASDHLFCVPSTLDLAGAEIELVSIVARESRLRNALDSATLAEYGIDYVLIDCPPSLGLLTVNAMVAAREVLIPIQCEYYALEGVGQLLRNIELVQAHLNRDLHVSTILLTMYDGRTKLADQVANEVRNHFGDKVLSAIIPRSVKVSEAPGFGMTIIEYDPGSRGSMSYLDASRELAQRASIEGGLAQ